In Crinalium epipsammum PCC 9333, the following are encoded in one genomic region:
- a CDS encoding histidine triad nucleotide-binding protein — MSATEDTIFGKIIRREIPADIVYEDDIALAFRDVNPQAPVHILVIPKQPLPKLADAESQDHAMLGHLLLTVKRVAQQVGLSNGYRVVINNGDDGGQTVNHLHLHILGGRQLKWPPG, encoded by the coding sequence TATCCGTCGGGAAATTCCTGCGGATATTGTTTATGAGGATGACATCGCCCTTGCCTTCAGAGATGTTAACCCGCAAGCGCCTGTACACATCTTAGTAATTCCCAAACAGCCTCTGCCAAAATTAGCCGATGCCGAGTCACAAGACCACGCAATGCTGGGACACTTACTCTTAACTGTTAAGCGTGTAGCCCAACAAGTGGGACTGAGTAACGGCTACCGTGTCGTGATTAACAATGGTGACGATGGCGGTCAAACCGTTAACCACCTGCATTTACATATTCTCGGCGGTCGCCAACTGAAATGGCCACCAGGATGA